Proteins encoded together in one Chloroflexota bacterium window:
- a CDS encoding VOC family protein — MAATTWVDIRTPPRRGEPLGLVAGYAGAVIEVADLDRAVGFYRRLLGVGQPSAESEGLRLQLDSGQSLTLTRKSEPRTFPETAIHRALRIPHSRFTATIAALEAMGVAVDRYHEDRDAECAENYYCADPDGNRLQLVEASETGIDHAAVETYDVEWSEVFYTQVLDARVEQRVGWTMDDFARAWAWGRGEDACAPGARRWETLYTDTRPRVPRPNAQLYFRLGPGVAFAVYLAPEHRQEPPPRVFRGTPRIAFRVPRGRLDELAERLR, encoded by the coding sequence GTGGCGGCGACCACCTGGGTCGATATTCGCACGCCGCCGCGCCGGGGAGAGCCGCTTGGACTCGTCGCCGGCTACGCAGGCGCAGTGATCGAAGTGGCCGACCTCGACCGGGCGGTCGGCTTCTACCGCCGGCTATTGGGCGTCGGCCAACCTTCCGCCGAGTCCGAGGGGCTGCGTCTCCAGCTCGACTCGGGGCAGTCGCTGACGCTGACCCGCAAGTCGGAGCCACGGACGTTCCCGGAAACCGCGATCCACCGCGCCTTGCGCATCCCCCACAGCCGCTTCACGGCGACGATCGCTGCCTTAGAAGCTATGGGCGTCGCGGTGGATCGATACCATGAGGACCGCGACGCCGAGTGTGCAGAGAACTACTACTGCGCCGACCCGGACGGCAATCGTCTCCAGCTCGTCGAAGCGTCGGAGACCGGAATCGACCACGCAGCCGTCGAGACCTACGACGTCGAGTGGTCCGAGGTCTTCTACACCCAGGTCCTCGACGCGCGAGTGGAACAGCGTGTTGGGTGGACCATGGATGACTTCGCCCGAGCCTGGGCCTGGGGCCGCGGCGAAGATGCCTGCGCGCCCGGGGCGCGTCGGTGGGAGACGCTCTACACCGATACGCGCCCGCGGGTGCCGCGGCCGAATGCTCAGCTCTATTTCCGCCTGGGCCCCGGCGTGGCGTTTGCCGTCTACCTGGCTCCGGAGCATCGTCAGGAGCCCCCGCCACGCGTATTTCGGGGCACGCCGCGCATCGCCTTTCGCGTGCCGCGCGGCCGTCTCGACGAGCTGGCCGAGCGCTTGCGCA
- a CDS encoding VOC family protein, producing the protein MAEVECISHSGINVVDLKEAEDFYANVFGGLITNRVNFNTDDAKRGRSVHTSIALNDWLFAVCLPRGEMPMPPEDLVRGTNGFRHGFRVSQEAFGTLVERLTALEVPFEGPVTHPETSPVAQSVYFKDPGGNFLEVCWRRDAVRDGIVLAAG; encoded by the coding sequence ATGGCTGAAGTCGAGTGTATTAGTCACAGCGGTATTAACGTGGTGGATTTGAAGGAGGCCGAGGACTTCTACGCCAACGTCTTCGGCGGGCTCATCACGAATCGGGTGAACTTCAACACTGACGATGCGAAGCGCGGGCGGTCGGTCCACACGTCCATCGCCCTCAATGATTGGCTGTTTGCCGTGTGTCTCCCGCGGGGGGAGATGCCCATGCCGCCGGAGGACCTGGTGCGCGGCACGAACGGCTTCCGGCACGGGTTTCGCGTGAGCCAGGAGGCCTTTGGGACCCTGGTCGAGCGCCTCACGGCGCTCGAGGTTCCCTTCGAGGGCCCCGTGACCCATCCGGAGACGAGCCCCGTGGCGCAGTCCGTGTACTTCAAGGACCCGGGCGGGAATTTTCTCGAGGTCTGTTGGCGCCGCGACGCCGTTCGTGACGGAATCGTCCTCGCGGCAGGATAA